The DNA sequence AACAGACCGCCCCGGTTCTCGGACCAGGGGTAAGGGTGAAACGGTGGTGTAAGAGACCACCAGCGTCCCGGGTGACCGGGACGGCTAGGTAAACCCCACCCGGAGCAAGGCCAAGAGGGAGCTTCGGCTCCTGCGCAGGCGCTCGAGGACGGCCCGTCCGAGTCTGCGGGTAGGCCGCTGGAGCCTGCCGGCGACGGCAGGCCGAGATGGATGACCGCCGCCCCGCGAGCCGCAAGGCGACCGGGGAACAGGATCCGGCTTACACGCCAGCTCGTCCGCACCCGGTCGTGAGTGGTCAGGGCGGTTAGAACCGCCCTGACCACTCACGACCGGGTGCCGCGAAGGCTCGTGCCCAGTGGTTACCCGGGGGTAGGGTGCCCGCATGGCGGGAAACGAGACGCAGTTCAAGTCGGCTTTCGACTCCTTGCACGCGCTGACCTACTTCGCTCCCGAGGTCGACGCCGCTCTCACCGGGATCGGGCTGCGACCGGGGCGGATGCCCTACTTCGCCGGCCGCTCCGCCGCCATGGGGCCCGTCGGCGCCGAGGTCGTCGCGGCCACCTTCTACAACTTCAACCCCGAGGTCGTCGCGCGGGTGATCCCGCGGGCCTGGACGCTGGCCACGCCCGAACAGGTCCTCGAAGCCCGCCTCGACGGCGTCGACCAGGCGCTGACCCGCCTCCTCGGCGACGACACCCTCAAGAGCGAAGAGGTGGCCGAAGCCGCCGACCTGGCCCGCGAGGCGACCGCCGGTTGCACGGCCGAAGGCCGTCCCCTCTACGCCGCGCACGCGGCGCTCGCCTGGCCCGGCCAGCCGCACCTCGCCCTCTGGCACGCCATCACGCTGCTGCGCGAGTACCGCGGCGACGGCCACATCGCCGCGCTCGTGCTCAACGGCCTCGGCAACATCGAGGCCCTGGTCACGCACGTCGCCACCGGCAAGGGCTTCGTCGTGGACGTCGCGAAACTGACCCGCGGCTGGAGCGACGAGCAGTGGGCCGCCGCCGAGACCGGGCTGACCGACCGCGGGATCCTCGACGCCGGGGGCGCGCTCACCGACGCGGGTGTCGCGCTGCGCGACCGGGTCGAGGTCGCGACCGAGGCGGCCGCGACCGGGCCGTGGGACCACCTGGGGCCGGAGAAGACGGCCCGGCTCGAACTGCTGTGCGGCGCCCTCAGCCGCCAGGCCGTCGAGGCGGGCGCCTTCCCGGACGGCGTGTTCGCCCGGCAACGGCGCGTCTGAATGGAGCAAGATCACGCTATGTAGTGAAACTTGTGTGAGGTCTTGAACACCTAGTGACGGACGTTCGCGGTCGCCAAGATCGGGATCTCGGCGGACCGGTCCACTGGGCGTCACAGTGTGGACTCCTGCAAGCCCGCCGTTCGGGTCGTGTCACACTGTTTCGGGCCCGGCGATGGTCACAAGCCGGGCACGCAAAGTGAGCGATTCTCTGCCAAGAGAGTGAGTTCGGCGGTGCGACAAAAACGATGGGCGGCCGGGCTTTGACCGGAGGACCCTTGCCGCGATGATGGTGAGCGTGGAGATTTCGGGTAACAAGCGCGCCCTCCCGGTTGAGCAGCGAGCCGGGTACCTACTCAGCGCGCTTTGACCGCTACCCCTCGTAGCCGCCATGATGTTGTTCGAAGCACTGCCTGAGCCAGAACCGCGCGGCCCCCACCGCGCACCGGGAGTAACGCGATGATGACCTTGACCACCCTCGACACGCTGGCCGCCGGCGAGCTGGGCACCGGAAACGTGCGCCAGTGGCTGCTCGACAACGTCATCCCCCTGGTGCTGCTGTCCGTCGCGCTCCTGCTCCTGTGGCTGGGCGGTGGCAAGGGCGACAACGCCGGTGTCATGCGCCGGCTGGCGGGCGTGGTCATCGCGCTCGCGATCATCGGGCTCGCGGTCAGCGGCGCCGGCGTCAACGTGGGCCAGTGGATCGCCGGCCTGTTCACCGGCTGAGGCGGAGCCCACGTGCGGATCAGGACTGATGACGAGGTCTACCGGGTCGACGCCGTGTGGCTCGGCCCCCCGAAAGCGACTTTTCCCTGGCGGGCCCGCTACGTCGCGTGGCTCATCGGCATCCCGGTGTTCTTCGTGGTCCTCGGCGTCGAACGCTGGGCCGGGTGGAGCTTCGGGTTCTTCTCGACGGCGTGGGCGTTCATCGCCACCATCGTGGTGACCCGGCTGCTGACGGCCAAGATCAGCCACGAGCGGCCGCTCGGCACGGTGGTCTCGATGGCCGGGCGCGAGCTCAACACGCCGCGGGCGCGGACCACGGGCACGGGCGGCGCCGTCAGCGCCAGCCGCGTCCGGGTGCGGGCGGAGCGCCCGTTGCCGAAGCACCGTCGGAGACGGCAGTACCGGCACCACGGCCCACAGCCGGGTGCCGTCGTCCAGGGAGCCACACGAGCGCGCCGGAGCCGCCGCAGTGCGACCCCGGCCGGGAGGTAGTCGTTGTTCGGTCGCGGCGGTAGCCGAGGTAGAGGTCGGGACGCACACTCGGGCGCGTGGCAGCCGCCCGAGCAGGTCCGCGCGGCGCGGAACGGTTCGGGCGGCAGCAGCACCAAGGGCCGTCGCCTGCCCGGTGAGCAGGCGATTCCGGCGTACACCCCGTCGATCGCGGTGCGCAGCATCGACGGTCACCTGGTCCGCAGCGGGTACGAGGTCTACGCCTGGTACCGCCTGGCGCCGCAGCGCTGGTCGTTCCGCTCCGACTCGCAGCGCCGCGACCTCGTCGCGGCCATCGCCGGGCAGTACGCCGAGCTGCAGGGCCGCTGGCTGCACCTGCGCGTCACGAACCGGCCGTACCCGATCCGGATGTGGGCCGAGGCCCACGTCTACAACGCGCACGGCCGCCCCAACGACGTCCCGGGCGCGCTGTCGTTCGACGACTACCTGATCGGCGAGCAGCAGCAGCTGATGGGCCGCTCGATGGCCGAAAAAGAGGTCTACCTGGGCGTCCAGGTGCAGACCCGGCGGATGGTCGACCGCGCGGTCGAGCGGGCCGCGCCGGTGCTGCGCAAGATCCTGCCCGAGGCCGTCGACGCCGAGCTGACCGCGCTGGACTCCGAGGTCGAGCACCTCGACCAGGTCATCGGCAGCGCCGGGCTCGAAGGCCGGCCGGTGCACGCCGAGGAGATGTCCTGGCTGATGCACCGCTCGTGCTCACTCGGCCTGCCCGCGCCGCGGAACATGCCCGCGGTGCCCGGCGCGGCCTGGGAGCCCGAAGACCTGGCCAGCTTCACCGACGCGGCCGACTACTACGCCGACCCGTACGCGCCGACCGTGACCGTCCGCGGCCGCACCGGCTCCAACGCCGGCGTCTCGCGGCACCTGGCGATCCTCACCGTCGGGCAGATGCACGGCCTGCAGATCCCCGAGGTCGACGACCCGTGGATCCAGCACGCCGACCGGCTGCCCGCCGCCGTCGAGGTGTCCGCGCGGATCTACGTCCGGCGCCCCGAAGAGGTCGCGGGCGAGCTGGCGCGCCAGATGAACAAGGTGCGCTCGCAGGTCAAGCACTACACCGACGAGCACGAGCTGGAGCCGCCGCAGTCGCTGTCGCGGCAGGCCGGGCGGGTGCTGGAGATCGACGACGAGATGACGTCGGGCTTCACCGCGCTCGCGACCCGCGTGCGCAGCTGGTGGCGGCTGGCGGTGTCCGGCCCGACCGAGCGCGACGCGCTGCGCCTGGCCCAGCAGCTGCTCGACCTGTACAAACCGAAGATCGCCATCGAGCACCCGGAGGCCCAGTACGCGCTGGCGCGGGAGTTCATCCCGGGCGAGCCGCTGGCCTCGGCGGCCTACATGCGCCGCGGCTCGGTCGTCTGGGGCGCGTCCGCGGTGCCGACGGCGACCGCGGAGGTCGGCGACCGGCGCGGCATCCTGCTCGGCGAGACCTGCACCGCGACCCGGCGCCCGGTGGCCTGGGACCCGTGGATGGCCCAGGAGATCCGCGACGGCTCGGGCCTGACCGCGATGGTCGCCGGCCTGGGTGCCGGCAAGTCGTTCCTCGGCGGCGGCATCGTCTACAAGACGCTGCGCGCCGGGGCGAGCTGGACGCTGCTCGACCCCTCCGGCCCGCTGTCGCGGTTGTGCGACCTGCCGGAGCTGCGGCCCTACGCGCGGCCGATCAACCTGCTCAACGCCCAGCCCGGCATCCTCAACCCGTACCGGGTGGTCGCCGAGCCGCTGATCGAGCACTTCATGGACGAGGACGACCCCGAGCGCTCCTGGCGCCGCGAGAAGGCCCTCGCGGGCGCGACGCGACGGCGTCTCGTGCTGGACGTCCTGACCGGCGTCCTGCCGTACGAGGTGTCGCGGATGGCGCAGACCCGGATCGTGCTGCTGCGCGCGGTCCGCACCGTCGGCGGCCGGTTCGACGCCGACCCGGGCCAGGTGATCGACGCCCTGCGGCGCGACTCGAGCGAGCACCACGAGCACGCGGGCGTCGTCGCGGACTTCCTCGACGAGATGCGCGAGCGGATGGCGCTGCTCATCCCGGAGACCGACGCCGATCCGTACGCCGAGACCCGCGACGACCGCCTGACGGTGCTGACCATGGCGGGCCTGACCCTGCCGAAGGACGGCGTCCCGCGCGAGTACTGGACGGACGCGGAGTCCCTCGGCGTCGAGATGCTGAACCTGGCGGCGTGGCTGACCCAGCGGTCGGTCTACGAGAAGCCGAAGGAGATGCGCAAGGGCGTCTGGATCGACGAGGCGTTCTTCCTGTCGGAGGTGCCGACCGGGCGCGTGCTGATGAACCGCTTCGCGCGTGACTCGCGCAAGTGGAACGTCCGCGTGCTGCTGTCGTCGCAGATCCCGGCGGACTTCCTGAAGATCCAGGGTTTCGTGACCCTGCTGGACTCGGTGTTCGTCGGCCGGCTGGACGACGACGACGCCCAGGCGGACGCGTTGCGGCTGCTGAAGGTCCCGGTGGGCGTCGGCTACGAGCAGGTCG is a window from the Amycolatopsis sp. NBC_00355 genome containing:
- a CDS encoding SCO6745 family protein → MAGNETQFKSAFDSLHALTYFAPEVDAALTGIGLRPGRMPYFAGRSAAMGPVGAEVVAATFYNFNPEVVARVIPRAWTLATPEQVLEARLDGVDQALTRLLGDDTLKSEEVAEAADLAREATAGCTAEGRPLYAAHAALAWPGQPHLALWHAITLLREYRGDGHIAALVLNGLGNIEALVTHVATGKGFVVDVAKLTRGWSDEQWAAAETGLTDRGILDAGGALTDAGVALRDRVEVATEAAATGPWDHLGPEKTARLELLCGALSRQAVEAGAFPDGVFARQRRV
- a CDS encoding ATP-binding protein, which encodes MFGRGGSRGRGRDAHSGAWQPPEQVRAARNGSGGSSTKGRRLPGEQAIPAYTPSIAVRSIDGHLVRSGYEVYAWYRLAPQRWSFRSDSQRRDLVAAIAGQYAELQGRWLHLRVTNRPYPIRMWAEAHVYNAHGRPNDVPGALSFDDYLIGEQQQLMGRSMAEKEVYLGVQVQTRRMVDRAVERAAPVLRKILPEAVDAELTALDSEVEHLDQVIGSAGLEGRPVHAEEMSWLMHRSCSLGLPAPRNMPAVPGAAWEPEDLASFTDAADYYADPYAPTVTVRGRTGSNAGVSRHLAILTVGQMHGLQIPEVDDPWIQHADRLPAAVEVSARIYVRRPEEVAGELARQMNKVRSQVKHYTDEHELEPPQSLSRQAGRVLEIDDEMTSGFTALATRVRSWWRLAVSGPTERDALRLAQQLLDLYKPKIAIEHPEAQYALAREFIPGEPLASAAYMRRGSVVWGASAVPTATAEVGDRRGILLGETCTATRRPVAWDPWMAQEIRDGSGLTAMVAGLGAGKSFLGGGIVYKTLRAGASWTLLDPSGPLSRLCDLPELRPYARPINLLNAQPGILNPYRVVAEPLIEHFMDEDDPERSWRREKALAGATRRRLVLDVLTGVLPYEVSRMAQTRIVLLRAVRTVGGRFDADPGQVIDALRRDSSEHHEHAGVVADFLDEMRERMALLIPETDADPYAETRDDRLTVLTMAGLTLPKDGVPREYWTDAESLGVEMLNLAAWLTQRSVYEKPKEMRKGVWIDEAFFLSEVPTGRVLMNRFARDSRKWNVRVLLSSQIPADFLKIQGFVTLLDSVFVGRLDDDDAQADALRLLKVPVGVGYEQVVAALGRRPGAQQRGLERDIEPRQFIFGDGAGGVERIRVDFSGPHLDHLRAVMDTTPGSKDAEKPRRPGNELALPHMSPDEKPFVASPPEDDIELEQDFELAAELEVGLADENLLGAPDPLASETGEVQGDVQQPSNGNGHGGQQHARTGGKGGTGRDAA